A section of the Candidatus Wallbacteria bacterium genome encodes:
- a CDS encoding HEAT repeat domain-containing protein has product MADIEELILQMETGSEDTQREAIMEFAKEAKGAIETLKDLIVSEKNVRVKYLAKKALNIIHERLEGTETEESMIKLSNFDYEIFIKLLRSDDAQRRIKALQYANYYKEIEVVDEIRELLNNEKDRFVIATGVKALGFLGDEHDIESISRYLNDPDSRVRANAIEGLEFIGTEECLNLVIPMLHDPDNRVLANAAKALQRYGVKRTISILRKMVFSDQVWMKDSALFALSRIKWQESIPLLVDATEVADEDTKKKAREILKNLVVKYGADAVRLVRECRGGKKKPLEETPAEKDEMMEATKIFVTAHKAPSVSNVEQDQLLKKLNELEQKIEELSRKDTATAPDQKSGQIPRQELPVSAEPDVTEAVEAAIETVEKVPEKKGLWSRLSNSFGKSGKEKTAKPEESMIEEVTPAVETPLTQPGPESSEKVEKEEIVPPQILEMAIPQSAEEIPQPQIEERISFSDASPKAAEISMEQAPSLESPASAEPAMIDTPEPPALIPLDETPLQTVPEVPVSLDTTVEVKAVSVEENPDTSKTDSGAYLSFDVQATTTSNETQSIDESSQVELKPDILSFSLDVEPTMQPSELPAAISSKPELSPAPFAEEPLKLDDSEAATEESDLLKGVDLSGPDSSETLDDILVQVKKGVAKAEKATAAAKPAPAAKPAPAAKPVPAAQPKPAVTPQEKPKDGLKSAKNEENRNFLKEILIPHSHENKGVVEPPETSREEKILPDSPRIPGLERTISLQDMMREAEGKSGIKLKAPEISKPKQEEKTIQEPPEPVKADSPEISLDGLMIDLTEKEPEPEKKIEVSLDNFVLDFNPDETGKEKKPEKKNDEIIQNPFPQGPSVMTTAEFNQKKDKEDRQIKEQLAEMEQASNKEFGDIKLDQFKPDLSQIRKPEAVPLKKESPKILSGVELQQRKTEVDDILKAKAAEMEKAMEQQFGDVKLDQFMVDDKTIKQNREKKSAKTILDDPSKVREAEQELEAKRLSQVAEMEAAAAQQFGDVQINDFLVADKMSSGKGSETREFKNMDAASFDKMKQQEEELRMAKVGEMEQSLNNQLGEAALLDFMVDEKTLAEKKSDSPAKTGDNFKVLSADELSLENDRQDKLRLENVSRMEQSSAVDFGGIQLDGLIIDPKEVEKKRKSEKKESLLEIAAKALAEETDGADQFIITEKKPAPKATIAQKIDKKADNEIILDDFEIEIDEPKKK; this is encoded by the coding sequence ATGGCCGATATTGAAGAACTGATTCTGCAGATGGAGACCGGTTCGGAAGACACGCAACGTGAAGCCATCATGGAATTCGCCAAGGAAGCCAAGGGTGCCATCGAAACCCTCAAAGACCTGATTGTCAGCGAGAAGAATGTCCGTGTCAAATATCTGGCTAAAAAGGCTCTCAATATAATTCATGAAAGGCTTGAAGGCACTGAGACTGAAGAAAGCATGATCAAGCTTTCAAACTTTGACTATGAGATCTTCATCAAGCTGTTGCGCAGCGATGATGCACAGCGGCGGATCAAAGCGCTGCAGTATGCGAATTATTATAAGGAAATCGAAGTGGTCGATGAGATCAGGGAACTGCTGAACAATGAGAAAGATCGCTTCGTGATTGCTACAGGTGTGAAAGCCCTGGGATTTCTAGGCGATGAACATGACATAGAAAGTATTTCCAGATATCTCAATGATCCTGACAGCAGGGTGAGAGCCAATGCCATCGAGGGTCTGGAATTCATCGGTACTGAAGAGTGCCTTAATCTCGTGATACCCATGCTCCATGATCCGGACAATCGTGTACTGGCAAATGCCGCCAAGGCCTTGCAGAGATACGGCGTCAAGCGGACTATCAGTATTCTCCGCAAGATGGTTTTCTCTGACCAGGTCTGGATGAAAGATTCGGCCCTGTTCGCTCTTTCCCGGATCAAATGGCAGGAAAGCATTCCCTTACTGGTTGATGCCACAGAAGTTGCGGACGAAGATACCAAGAAGAAAGCCAGGGAAATTTTAAAGAACCTGGTGGTGAAATATGGTGCGGATGCGGTCCGGCTTGTGCGAGAGTGCCGTGGAGGGAAGAAAAAACCGCTGGAAGAAACGCCTGCTGAAAAAGACGAAATGATGGAAGCCACGAAAATTTTCGTGACAGCCCACAAGGCCCCGTCAGTGAGCAATGTAGAGCAGGACCAGCTGCTGAAGAAACTTAACGAACTTGAACAGAAGATCGAAGAGTTGAGCAGGAAAGATACGGCAACCGCACCAGACCAGAAATCCGGACAAATCCCCAGGCAGGAATTGCCGGTCTCAGCGGAACCGGACGTTACTGAAGCCGTGGAAGCAGCTATTGAAACTGTGGAAAAAGTTCCAGAGAAGAAGGGACTCTGGTCCCGCCTGAGCAACTCATTTGGAAAATCCGGCAAGGAAAAAACCGCCAAACCTGAAGAATCAATGATTGAAGAGGTGACACCTGCGGTGGAAACGCCTTTAACCCAACCCGGTCCTGAAAGCTCTGAAAAAGTGGAAAAAGAGGAGATAGTCCCGCCGCAGATCCTGGAGATGGCAATTCCCCAATCAGCTGAGGAAATTCCGCAACCTCAGATTGAGGAGCGGATTTCCTTCTCAGATGCCTCCCCCAAGGCTGCTGAAATTTCTATGGAACAAGCTCCTTCATTAGAGTCACCAGCATCCGCAGAACCGGCAATGATAGATACTCCGGAACCGCCGGCACTGATCCCTCTGGATGAAACTCCGCTGCAGACCGTTCCCGAAGTACCAGTTTCACTGGATACAACCGTTGAAGTAAAAGCAGTTTCAGTTGAGGAAAATCCTGACACATCAAAAACGGATTCTGGAGCGTATCTGAGTTTCGATGTTCAGGCCACTACCACTTCGAATGAGACGCAGTCAATTGATGAATCATCTCAGGTGGAATTAAAACCTGACATCCTTTCCTTTTCGCTTGACGTCGAACCGACGATGCAGCCCTCCGAATTGCCTGCCGCAATATCCAGTAAACCGGAACTTTCACCAGCTCCCTTTGCTGAAGAGCCCCTGAAATTAGATGATTCTGAAGCAGCCACTGAGGAGTCTGATCTCTTAAAAGGGGTCGATCTAAGCGGTCCTGATTCATCTGAGACACTGGATGATATATTGGTACAAGTCAAGAAAGGCGTGGCTAAGGCTGAAAAAGCAACTGCCGCTGCAAAACCTGCTCCCGCTGCAAAACCTGCTCCCGCTGCGAAGCCTGTCCCCGCTGCACAGCCCAAACCTGCAGTCACGCCTCAGGAAAAACCTAAGGATGGATTGAAGTCCGCCAAGAACGAAGAGAACAGGAACTTCCTGAAAGAGATTCTCATACCGCATTCACATGAAAACAAGGGAGTTGTAGAACCTCCTGAAACCTCCAGGGAAGAAAAAATTCTGCCGGATTCACCACGAATACCCGGCCTGGAGCGGACTATTTCCCTGCAGGATATGATGCGCGAAGCAGAAGGCAAATCCGGAATCAAATTGAAAGCCCCCGAAATTTCCAAACCGAAGCAAGAGGAGAAGACAATCCAGGAACCTCCAGAACCAGTTAAAGCCGATTCTCCTGAAATCTCACTGGATGGGCTGATGATCGATCTCACGGAAAAAGAACCTGAACCAGAGAAAAAAATCGAAGTCTCCCTGGACAACTTTGTGCTGGATTTTAACCCTGATGAAACCGGAAAAGAAAAGAAACCGGAAAAAAAAAATGACGAAATAATTCAAAATCCATTTCCTCAAGGCCCCTCTGTCATGACAACTGCCGAATTCAACCAAAAAAAAGACAAAGAAGACAGACAAATCAAAGAGCAGCTGGCAGAGATGGAGCAGGCATCAAATAAAGAATTTGGTGATATCAAGCTTGACCAGTTCAAGCCGGACCTGTCTCAGATCAGAAAACCGGAGGCAGTTCCTCTAAAAAAAGAATCCCCGAAGATTCTCAGTGGAGTAGAACTGCAGCAGAGAAAGACTGAGGTAGACGATATCCTCAAGGCTAAGGCCGCTGAGATGGAAAAGGCCATGGAACAGCAGTTTGGAGATGTCAAACTGGACCAGTTCATGGTTGACGACAAGACCATCAAGCAGAACCGGGAAAAGAAGTCTGCCAAGACAATCCTTGACGATCCGTCCAAGGTCAGAGAGGCGGAACAAGAGCTGGAAGCCAAGCGCCTTTCACAGGTGGCTGAGATGGAAGCCGCTGCCGCCCAACAGTTCGGGGATGTGCAGATCAACGATTTCCTGGTCGCCGATAAAATGAGCAGCGGAAAAGGTTCAGAAACCAGGGAATTCAAGAACATGGACGCAGCTTCATTCGACAAGATGAAGCAGCAGGAAGAGGAATTGAGGATGGCTAAAGTGGGCGAAATGGAGCAGAGCCTGAATAACCAGCTCGGAGAAGCCGCCCTTTTGGACTTCATGGTGGACGAAAAAACCCTGGCTGAGAAGAAATCAGACTCTCCAGCGAAGACCGGGGATAACTTCAAGGTGCTCAGTGCTGACGAACTGTCCCTGGAAAATGACCGGCAGGACAAACTCAGGCTGGAAAATGTATCCAGAATGGAGCAGTCTTCAGCAGTGGATTTCGGTGGAATTCAACTCGACGGTCTGATCATTGATCCGAAGGAAGTGGAGAAAAAGAGGAAAAGCGAAAAGAAGGAATCACTTCTGGAAATAGCGGCAAAGGCTCTGGCTGAAGAGACGGATGGAGCAGACCAGTTTATTATTACTGAAAAGAAACCGGCCCCCAAGGCCACTATCGCTCAAAAGATCGACAAAAAGGCTGATAATGAGATTATCCTGGATGATTTTGAGATAGAAATCGATGAGCCAAAGAAGAAATGA
- a CDS encoding aminotransferase class I/II-fold pyridoxal phosphate-dependent enzyme produces MKIIPRHRFEFSLLWLAQWLLIPDSERCRLGIQVSEEFARRNASGRVLLFSSARGAFQYLLKKLDFPAESVFLIPEYDFYVYRKILENQGFRVKRVPVGKDFLLNSDALDAQIDQSCRALICLNLFSRCPDLRSISAICRDRGITLILDNVHSFGSTLDGAALSTYADFSLYSFGTGKHLPAFGGGALVLGEGRPILLEDYENLERDESCGQLWPGMLEWFFTLPSVYALTVFPIFSLLNLFCRNYLERCFFEDESSFSAPDMMRMSHFNTFLLKKQLDRCDDATRKRRMLSEQLKKGLSELGMELPPETGGSRPNYLFYQLMMEEKLARFLLSRGIDNRFDFCGTDYRASGKLKSVYLPLYPQLTKDDIEYILKKIRVFLKK; encoded by the coding sequence ATGAAGATCATTCCCAGGCACAGGTTTGAGTTTTCACTGCTTTGGCTGGCCCAATGGCTGCTTATCCCTGATTCGGAAAGATGCAGGCTGGGAATTCAGGTTTCTGAAGAGTTTGCCAGACGGAACGCTTCAGGGAGGGTGCTGCTTTTTTCTTCAGCCCGGGGGGCTTTCCAGTATCTCCTGAAAAAGCTGGATTTTCCGGCCGAAAGTGTCTTCCTGATTCCTGAGTATGATTTTTATGTTTACAGGAAAATCCTTGAAAATCAGGGCTTTAGAGTGAAAAGGGTGCCGGTCGGGAAAGATTTTCTGTTGAATTCTGATGCCCTTGATGCTCAGATCGATCAAAGCTGCAGGGCTCTGATCTGTCTGAATCTCTTCTCGCGCTGCCCGGATCTGCGGAGCATCTCAGCAATCTGCAGGGATCGTGGGATTACCTTGATCCTGGACAATGTGCACAGCTTTGGCAGCACTCTGGACGGAGCGGCTCTTTCTACTTACGCGGATTTTTCCCTTTATTCGTTTGGAACCGGAAAGCATCTCCCGGCTTTCGGAGGCGGAGCGCTGGTCCTGGGTGAGGGAAGGCCGATTCTGCTCGAAGACTATGAGAATCTTGAACGCGACGAATCCTGCGGACAATTATGGCCCGGAATGCTGGAATGGTTTTTCACACTGCCTTCTGTATATGCTCTGACTGTATTCCCGATCTTCTCCCTGCTGAATCTTTTTTGCAGGAATTATCTGGAGCGTTGTTTTTTTGAAGACGAGTCGTCGTTCAGTGCTCCGGACATGATGCGCATGAGCCATTTCAACACTTTTCTCTTGAAAAAGCAGCTCGACCGTTGCGATGATGCCACGCGGAAGCGGCGGATGCTCTCGGAACAACTGAAGAAGGGCCTGTCTGAGCTCGGGATGGAATTACCCCCTGAAACGGGAGGTTCCAGGCCGAATTACCTTTTCTATCAGCTGATGATGGAAGAAAAGCTCGCCAGATTTTTATTGTCCCGCGGAATCGACAACAGGTTTGATTTCTGCGGGACTGACTATAGAGCCTCTGGTAAGCTGAAAAGCGTTTACCTTCCGCTTTACCCGCAGTTGACGAAAGATGATATTGAATATATACTGAAAAAAATCCGTGTTTTCTTGAAAAAATGA
- the yihA gene encoding ribosome biogenesis GTP-binding protein YihA/YsxC, whose amino-acid sequence MIDFSRMRFVRSAMEPVHFPNLQKPEFAFSGRSNVGKSSLINMICKSTIARVSKTPGRTQAINFFEIQELVFADLPGYGFAKVSKALRQQWKSLIENYLEQRKELRLIVWIIDARREIDEPDLMYYDWLKYYRRKLFLVLNKIDKIPKNELQKVTSRIIKAFPDEQFSLCSVLKHSGRDQLAAAILDELKKPQ is encoded by the coding sequence ATGATCGATTTTTCCAGGATGCGGTTTGTGAGATCTGCCATGGAGCCTGTTCATTTTCCGAATCTTCAGAAGCCTGAATTTGCGTTTTCCGGGCGTTCCAATGTCGGCAAATCCTCCCTGATCAACATGATCTGCAAAAGCACAATTGCCAGAGTCAGTAAAACTCCCGGCCGGACTCAAGCCATTAATTTTTTTGAAATCCAGGAGCTCGTTTTTGCCGATTTGCCCGGTTACGGCTTCGCCAAGGTCAGCAAGGCTCTCCGCCAGCAATGGAAGAGTCTGATTGAGAATTACCTGGAACAGCGGAAGGAACTCCGGCTGATCGTCTGGATCATCGATGCCAGAAGGGAGATTGACGAGCCGGATCTCATGTACTACGACTGGTTGAAGTATTACCGGCGGAAACTTTTCCTGGTACTTAATAAGATCGATAAAATCCCTAAAAATGAGCTGCAGAAAGTTACTTCAAGGATAATCAAGGCTTTTCCTGACGAACAATTTTCCCTCTGCTCGGTCCTGAAGCACTCAGGTCGGGATCAGCTGGCTGCCGCGATTCTGGACGAATTGAAAAAGCCTCAATGA
- the lon gene encoding endopeptidase La, which translates to MEEQEKEEQMLPFLPLRDVVVFPYMIVPLFVGRESSIKSIEKSMSEGRTILLVTQKNPRVEEPKVTDIYEVGTVAEILQMLKLPDGTYKILVEGLYRGKVMEFSMIPELFSARVKKIEANPESNVEISALMRNVINQFESYIRLNKRVPLEIMMVINNTEDPGRLCDIVTAHLLVNVTRKQEILEALDARERLQKLAMILSNEIEILNVEKRIRSRVRQQLDKVQKEYYLREQLKAIRKELGDADDGESDHDEFKKRLKDSKLPDYARERVEEELKKMSRMQSDSAEHTVSRNYVDWILSLPWSKKSKDTESLQESIKVLENDHYGLEKIKERIVEYLAVRKLTKKLKGPILCFVGPPGVGKTSLGQSIARALGREFVRFSLGGIRDEAEIRGHRRTYIGAQPGKIIQLLKQAKTKNPVILLDEVDKMSSDFRGDPSSALLEVLDPEQNNSFTDNYLSISFDLSDVMFITTANVTTSIPAPLYDRMEVLRISGYTELEKMSIARKYLVGKQLKAHGLSAKKCRIEDDALLSIIRNYTREAGVRSLERSIQSICRKIAKMMVNQEYKKFPVSADKKDLHKYLGVARYLDEKGYEKDEIGVVNGLAWTEVGGVILPIEVLITPGKGRLQLTGQLGDVMKESAQAALTYVRSISPRWKLKRDYFEKNDVHIHVPDGAIPKDGPSAGVAMATALASAIQRTKVRHYIGMTGEITLRGKVLPIGGLKEKLLAAYQAKLTEVMIPRENEKDMEEVPELILKKIRIHFVDSIDQVLESALVNSNTSSLTSKTVKKRFL; encoded by the coding sequence ATGGAAGAACAGGAAAAGGAAGAGCAGATGCTCCCGTTTTTACCCCTGCGGGATGTTGTTGTTTTTCCATACATGATCGTTCCGCTGTTTGTGGGACGGGAGAGTTCGATCAAGTCCATCGAAAAATCCATGTCTGAAGGAAGGACCATTCTCCTTGTTACCCAGAAGAATCCGAGGGTGGAAGAACCCAAGGTCACAGATATCTATGAAGTTGGAACAGTTGCGGAAATACTCCAGATGCTGAAACTCCCTGACGGCACTTACAAGATCCTAGTGGAAGGCCTGTACAGGGGTAAGGTGATGGAGTTCAGCATGATTCCGGAATTGTTCTCTGCCAGGGTGAAAAAAATCGAAGCAAACCCTGAGAGCAATGTCGAGATCTCGGCCTTGATGCGCAATGTGATCAATCAGTTCGAGTCATACATCAGACTCAACAAAAGAGTCCCGCTGGAAATCATGATGGTGATCAACAACACGGAGGACCCCGGGAGGCTTTGCGATATTGTCACAGCCCATCTGCTCGTGAATGTCACCCGCAAGCAGGAAATCCTGGAAGCCCTCGACGCCAGAGAGAGGCTTCAAAAACTTGCCATGATTCTCAGCAACGAAATCGAGATCCTGAACGTGGAGAAGCGGATCAGGAGCAGGGTCAGGCAGCAGCTCGACAAAGTGCAGAAGGAATATTACCTGCGCGAGCAGTTGAAGGCCATCCGCAAAGAGCTCGGCGATGCCGACGATGGAGAGTCAGACCATGATGAGTTCAAAAAGCGCCTCAAGGACAGCAAACTGCCCGACTATGCCCGGGAAAGAGTGGAAGAGGAACTCAAGAAAATGTCCAGGATGCAGTCGGACTCTGCAGAACATACTGTATCCAGAAATTACGTGGATTGGATCCTTTCCCTGCCCTGGAGTAAAAAATCAAAGGATACTGAAAGCCTCCAGGAGTCGATCAAAGTTTTGGAAAATGACCATTATGGACTTGAAAAGATCAAAGAACGGATCGTGGAGTACCTTGCAGTGCGCAAACTCACAAAGAAACTGAAGGGACCGATCCTCTGCTTCGTAGGTCCTCCTGGTGTCGGAAAGACTTCCCTCGGCCAATCGATCGCCCGCGCACTTGGCCGTGAGTTCGTACGCTTTTCCCTGGGCGGGATCAGAGATGAGGCTGAAATCAGGGGACACAGGCGTACCTATATCGGAGCCCAGCCAGGCAAGATCATCCAGCTTCTCAAGCAGGCTAAGACCAAGAATCCTGTGATTCTCCTGGATGAAGTGGATAAAATGTCTTCAGATTTCCGGGGTGATCCGTCTTCCGCCCTGCTCGAAGTGCTTGATCCGGAGCAGAATAATTCGTTCACCGATAATTATCTGTCCATCTCCTTCGATCTGTCGGACGTGATGTTCATTACCACCGCCAATGTCACCACCTCTATTCCGGCACCTCTCTATGATAGAATGGAAGTGCTGAGGATTTCCGGTTATACCGAGCTTGAAAAGATGAGCATTGCCAGGAAATATCTGGTGGGGAAACAGCTGAAAGCGCACGGACTTTCCGCAAAGAAATGCAGGATCGAGGATGACGCGCTTCTGTCCATCATCAGGAATTACACTCGCGAAGCAGGGGTACGCAGTCTGGAACGCAGCATTCAATCCATCTGCCGCAAAATAGCCAAGATGATGGTCAACCAGGAATATAAAAAATTTCCGGTGAGCGCTGATAAGAAGGATTTGCATAAATACCTCGGCGTGGCCCGCTATCTTGACGAAAAGGGCTACGAGAAAGATGAAATCGGAGTCGTTAACGGACTGGCCTGGACCGAAGTGGGCGGAGTGATCCTGCCGATCGAAGTGCTGATCACGCCGGGCAAGGGCAGGCTTCAGCTCACCGGGCAGCTCGGTGACGTGATGAAAGAGTCAGCCCAGGCTGCGCTGACTTATGTGAGATCCATCAGCCCGAGGTGGAAACTGAAGCGGGATTATTTCGAAAAGAATGATGTTCATATCCATGTGCCGGATGGAGCGATCCCCAAGGACGGGCCGTCAGCGGGCGTTGCCATGGCTACTGCCCTGGCCTCCGCCATCCAGAGGACAAAGGTCAGACATTACATCGGCATGACCGGTGAAATCACTCTGAGAGGCAAAGTGCTGCCGATCGGCGGTCTGAAGGAAAAACTGCTGGCAGCCTATCAGGCCAAACTGACTGAAGTGATGATTCCCAGGGAAAACGAGAAAGACATGGAAGAGGTTCCGGAACTGATTCTGAAGAAGATCAGAATTCATTTTGTGGACAGCATCGACCAGGTGCTGGAGTCGGCACTGGTAAACTCTAACACAAGTTCTTTGACGTCGAAGACTGTTAAAAAAAGGTTTTTATGA
- the glyS gene encoding glycine--tRNA ligase subunit beta → MNLQNSILEIGCEELPCGFLRKLELDLPVILADELVNNHLISRTSFYLTPRRIIVYLERPELTATEVSRRVKGPKSSQAYEDGKPTRILEGFLRSKGATESELVEENGYLLLDRKEKLPELTELLPVFFTKILCRIYLPKSMFWLDKKSRFIRPVRWVVAMLGERVLDLTLFGIKAGNQSFGHRFLSEGAFSLDSAENLLSGLSSHGVEYDQRKRFEMIRENVERLSGEWNEKLGWENTFLVEKPYVFTELMPEKFLSLPREVLTTVMNKQQRYFPCVKNGSVLPEFVIVANNEPTEFVRDGNLKVLNARLSDASFFFRNDLAENFEAMTAGLSEMVFHQGLGTLTQKVQRIGKLAGLIQKAAFPEYEPPLPWEKMAPLLKVDMLTEMVFEFPELQGRMGGIYLSAKGYPADLCRAVSEHYFPQGQLEELPETIAGAVFALSDKLDTLIAFFSAGIIPTGSKDPFALRRMALGLLKILNAKKMMIPLETLISQDFELLAAQFSDKKGGLKDPSGQLTEFLAERFYHMLKDEFPYDLIEAVCETGFSNPYDSYLRLRAISELSKTSEFRDFSLLALRINNIIKGQNASEPDPVLMNEPAERELWNFFISCSPEINRMINVKNYQEAFNGLLKFSSLINVFFEKVMVNCEDLRVKQNRIAILHKLQSLFLKLVVVEKIASKNERRN, encoded by the coding sequence ATGAACTTACAAAACAGCATTCTGGAGATAGGCTGCGAGGAGCTGCCCTGCGGGTTTTTAAGAAAACTGGAACTGGATCTGCCTGTGATACTGGCAGATGAACTTGTTAATAATCATCTCATCAGCCGGACCTCATTTTACCTTACTCCCAGGCGGATCATTGTTTATCTGGAAAGACCGGAGCTGACAGCCACTGAAGTTTCCCGGCGCGTGAAAGGACCTAAGTCATCTCAGGCTTATGAGGACGGGAAGCCCACCCGAATTCTGGAAGGTTTTCTCAGAAGCAAGGGTGCAACTGAATCTGAACTTGTTGAGGAAAACGGCTACCTGCTTCTGGACAGGAAAGAGAAGCTGCCCGAGCTGACTGAGCTTCTGCCTGTTTTTTTTACGAAAATCCTCTGCAGGATCTATCTGCCGAAATCAATGTTCTGGCTGGATAAAAAATCCCGTTTCATCCGTCCGGTACGATGGGTCGTGGCAATGCTGGGGGAAAGAGTCCTGGACCTCACGCTGTTCGGAATCAAGGCGGGAAATCAGTCTTTCGGTCATAGATTTCTGTCCGAAGGCGCTTTTTCCCTTGATTCAGCTGAAAACCTTTTAAGTGGACTGTCCTCGCACGGAGTGGAATATGATCAGCGGAAGCGCTTTGAAATGATCCGGGAAAATGTGGAGAGGCTTTCCGGTGAATGGAACGAGAAGCTGGGGTGGGAAAATACTTTTCTGGTTGAAAAACCTTATGTCTTCACAGAGCTGATGCCCGAAAAATTCCTGAGCCTGCCCAGGGAAGTTCTGACCACTGTCATGAACAAGCAGCAGCGCTATTTTCCCTGCGTGAAGAATGGATCAGTCCTGCCGGAATTCGTGATCGTGGCCAACAACGAGCCCACAGAATTCGTGAGAGATGGAAACCTTAAGGTTTTAAATGCCCGTCTGTCGGATGCTTCCTTCTTTTTCAGGAATGATCTGGCGGAAAATTTTGAAGCCATGACAGCGGGATTGTCCGAGATGGTTTTTCATCAGGGACTTGGCACATTGACACAGAAGGTACAGCGGATCGGGAAGCTGGCCGGTCTGATCCAGAAGGCGGCCTTCCCGGAATATGAACCTCCGCTGCCCTGGGAGAAAATGGCGCCGCTGCTCAAGGTGGATATGCTCACGGAAATGGTGTTCGAATTTCCTGAACTGCAGGGAAGAATGGGCGGCATTTACCTGTCCGCCAAAGGATATCCAGCTGATCTCTGCCGTGCCGTTTCTGAACATTATTTCCCTCAGGGTCAGCTGGAGGAACTGCCGGAAACCATTGCAGGTGCAGTTTTTGCGCTCTCCGACAAGCTGGACACTCTGATTGCATTTTTCTCGGCCGGCATCATACCCACAGGTTCCAAAGACCCGTTTGCTTTGAGAAGAATGGCGCTGGGACTTCTGAAGATCTTGAACGCGAAAAAAATGATGATCCCGCTGGAGACTTTGATTTCACAGGATTTTGAACTTCTGGCAGCTCAATTTTCCGACAAGAAAGGTGGATTGAAGGATCCTTCAGGCCAACTTACCGAATTTTTGGCTGAGAGATTTTATCATATGCTGAAGGATGAATTCCCTTACGATCTGATCGAAGCGGTCTGCGAAACCGGCTTTTCCAATCCTTATGATTCATACTTAAGGCTTAGGGCGATCAGCGAATTAAGTAAAACTTCCGAGTTCCGTGATTTTTCCCTGCTGGCGCTCAGAATCAACAATATCATCAAGGGGCAGAATGCTTCTGAACCTGATCCAGTCCTGATGAATGAACCAGCCGAGCGGGAACTCTGGAATTTTTTCATTTCCTGTTCACCGGAAATCAACCGGATGATCAACGTGAAGAATTATCAGGAAGCATTTAACGGGCTGTTGAAGTTTTCCTCACTGATCAATGTTTTTTTTGAAAAAGTGATGGTGAACTGTGAGGACTTGAGAGTGAAGCAGAACCGGATTGCCATTCTGCACAAGCTGCAGAGTCTGTTCCTCAAGCTGGTAGTTGTGGAAAAAATCGCTTCCAAGAATGAAAGGAGAAACTGA